A DNA window from Thermosynechococcaceae cyanobacterium Okahandja contains the following coding sequences:
- a CDS encoding DUF2499 domain-containing protein encodes MHALSIPTWIVHISSVLEWMAAIWFVQQLHRRRPQEGWGWLAWAMLPALVSAMCACTWHYFDNAAELAWLVDLQAILTFVGNCTLCLAAAGLWWRGRQRLVP; translated from the coding sequence ATGCACGCCCTGTCTATCCCCACTTGGATTGTCCACATCTCGAGCGTCCTTGAGTGGATGGCCGCCATCTGGTTTGTGCAGCAACTCCATCGCCGCCGTCCCCAAGAGGGTTGGGGCTGGCTCGCATGGGCCATGCTGCCCGCCCTAGTGAGCGCCATGTGTGCCTGTACGTGGCATTACTTCGACAACGCGGCGGAACTGGCATGGCTTGTGGATCTGCAGGCCATCTTGACCTTTGTGGGCAATTGCACCCTCTGTCTGGCCGCCGCAGGGCTGTGGTGGCGCGGGCGGCAACGCTTAGTGCCTTAG
- a CDS encoding Stp1/IreP family PP2C-type Ser/Thr phosphatase produces the protein MDVAGLTDCGLIRKSNQDAFYIDEKHHRFFIVADGMGGHAGGEEASRLAVEHIYQYLEAHLETLQTDPVTLLRQAFLAANEAIVEQQRQNTGRADMGTTAVVVLLDEGRDGAWCAHVGDSRIYRWRKEELRQITHDHTWIAQAVQLGSLTAEQARQHPWRHVLSQCLGREDLSQIDIQPIDLEPGDRLLLCSDGLTEELTDDVISIYLSEPDVEKAATALVNAAKNHGGRDNVTVVVVGI, from the coding sequence ATGGACGTTGCTGGCTTAACCGACTGTGGTCTAATTCGCAAAAGCAACCAAGATGCTTTTTACATTGACGAAAAGCACCACCGTTTTTTTATTGTGGCTGATGGCATGGGAGGTCATGCGGGCGGGGAAGAGGCCAGTCGTCTAGCGGTAGAACATATTTATCAGTACCTAGAGGCACACTTAGAGACATTGCAGACCGATCCCGTGACCCTGTTACGCCAAGCCTTCCTCGCGGCCAATGAGGCCATTGTGGAGCAGCAGCGACAAAATACCGGTCGGGCCGATATGGGAACCACCGCAGTGGTCGTGCTCTTGGATGAAGGTCGAGATGGGGCATGGTGTGCCCATGTGGGGGATTCACGAATTTACCGCTGGCGCAAGGAGGAACTGCGGCAAATTACCCACGATCATACTTGGATTGCTCAAGCGGTACAGTTGGGGAGCTTAACGGCGGAGCAGGCGCGGCAGCACCCTTGGCGGCATGTTCTCTCCCAGTGTTTGGGGCGCGAAGACCTGAGCCAAATTGATATTCAACCCATTGATCTGGAGCCGGGCGATCGCCTCTTGCTGTGCAGTGATGGCCTCACTGAAGAACTCACCGATGATGTGATTAGCATTTATTTAAGCGAGCCAGATGTGGAAAAGGCCGCCACTGCTCTGGTGAATGCTGCCAAAAACCATGGGGGGCGCGACAACGTAACCGTGGTGGTGGTGGGGATTTGA
- a CDS encoding alpha/beta fold hydrolase: MQYIYLHGFASSPRSSKARYFRDRFQALGLALLTPDLNQGDFFHLTLTRQIQQVVDLLRPDEPVTLIGSSFGGLTAAWVAQQQPQVRQLFLLAPAFEFAAQWLPRLGSQLQEWQTTGTLPVYHYTAERLLPLSYGFLKDLQTYDERALQRPVPTLIFHGTEDDVISIEASRRYNSGRLWVSRVELDSDHTLSNVQEAIWGMMYPLIYQQLQVTS; encoded by the coding sequence ATGCAATACATTTATCTGCACGGGTTTGCTTCCTCACCCCGCTCTAGTAAAGCGCGGTACTTTCGCGATCGCTTCCAAGCGCTAGGTCTTGCGCTGCTGACACCGGACTTAAATCAGGGGGATTTTTTTCACCTCACCCTGACGCGGCAAATCCAGCAGGTGGTTGACCTGCTCAGACCCGATGAACCCGTGACTCTGATTGGATCGAGTTTTGGCGGCCTAACCGCCGCATGGGTGGCACAGCAGCAACCGCAAGTGCGCCAACTCTTTTTACTGGCTCCTGCCTTTGAGTTTGCGGCGCAGTGGCTACCTCGGTTGGGTTCGCAATTGCAGGAGTGGCAGACAACGGGGACATTGCCGGTCTATCACTATACGGCAGAGCGACTGCTGCCCTTAAGTTACGGCTTTCTCAAGGATTTGCAAACCTACGATGAGCGCGCTCTGCAGCGCCCCGTCCCCACCCTCATTTTCCACGGCACCGAGGATGATGTGATTTCCATTGAGGCCAGCCGTCGCTACAACAGCGGGCGATTGTGGGTGAGCCGGGTAGAGCTAGATAGCGATCACACCCTCAGCAATGTCCAAGAGGCCATCTGGGGAATGATGTATCCTTTGATTTATCAGCAGTTGCAGGTTACATCCTAA
- a CDS encoding S-layer homology domain-containing protein — translation MSVPVQAQPRFSDIQNTWAQACIEHLASRNIISGYPDGSFRPTAAVTRAEYAAMLGKAFPNAPVVRAPSTFNDVPGNFWAFGAIQNATRTGFLSGYPGNVFQPNQNIPRVQAVVALASGLRYPTPASVDATLGQFRDATAIPDYGRPGVSAATAKQVVVNYPNVELFAPNQLATRADIAAFLCQATRSPGAQALVPVQYIAGASATPIAAGQQIPTRFPDAERIIVTPNETVAIRLVAAADVRDSQGRVVIPSGSEIYGQIQPAQGGSQFVANTVVINNQQRPIAATSKVVKRIRDTRDPNIGNVFRNAAVGAAVAAGISGLAGNRTITPLKVLTGATTGAAIETNQGRPAASIVRDSLIGAALATGASAVIGDRKITPEKVITGAATGATIGGVIDPAVRQVVVIDANTDLSLTLSQAFSLEP, via the coding sequence GTGAGTGTTCCTGTTCAGGCGCAACCTCGTTTTAGCGATATTCAGAATACTTGGGCACAGGCTTGTATTGAGCATTTAGCGAGCCGCAATATCATTAGTGGTTATCCCGATGGCAGCTTTCGTCCCACTGCCGCCGTGACCCGGGCGGAGTACGCTGCCATGCTGGGGAAAGCCTTTCCCAACGCGCCCGTGGTGCGTGCCCCCAGTACCTTTAACGATGTTCCCGGTAACTTCTGGGCGTTTGGCGCGATCCAAAACGCTACACGCACAGGATTTTTGAGTGGCTACCCAGGCAATGTCTTTCAGCCGAATCAAAATATTCCACGGGTGCAAGCCGTCGTGGCCTTGGCCAGTGGTCTGCGGTACCCCACCCCCGCCTCGGTGGATGCCACCCTAGGGCAATTTAGGGATGCCACGGCAATTCCTGACTATGGTCGCCCGGGCGTGTCCGCCGCAACGGCTAAACAAGTGGTGGTGAACTATCCCAACGTGGAATTGTTTGCCCCCAATCAACTGGCCACCCGCGCCGACATTGCCGCCTTCCTCTGCCAAGCCACCCGCAGTCCGGGCGCTCAAGCCTTAGTGCCGGTGCAGTACATTGCTGGTGCCAGTGCTACCCCCATTGCCGCCGGTCAGCAAATTCCAACGCGGTTCCCCGATGCCGAGCGCATTATTGTGACCCCCAACGAAACGGTAGCGATTCGTTTGGTGGCCGCGGCGGATGTTCGGGACAGCCAAGGGCGTGTGGTCATCCCCAGTGGCAGCGAAATCTATGGCCAAATTCAACCTGCCCAAGGGGGCTCCCAGTTTGTTGCCAATACGGTGGTCATTAACAATCAGCAACGCCCCATTGCCGCGACCTCCAAGGTGGTGAAACGGATTCGCGATACCCGCGATCCGAATATCGGTAACGTCTTCCGGAATGCCGCCGTTGGTGCTGCGGTGGCCGCAGGGATTTCTGGCTTGGCGGGCAACCGGACCATTACTCCCTTAAAGGTTCTCACTGGCGCGACCACCGGAGCCGCCATTGAAACCAATCAGGGCCGCCCCGCTGCCTCAATTGTGCGGGACTCCCTCATTGGTGCCGCCTTGGCCACGGGGGCATCCGCCGTGATTGGCGATCGCAAAATTACGCCCGAGAAGGTCATTACTGGGGCAGCCACCGGTGCCACAATTGGTGGGGTCATTGATCCTGCCGTTCGCCAGGTGGTGGTCATTGATGCCAATACCGATTTAAGCTTGACCCTGAGCCAAGCCTTTAGTCTGGAGCCTTGA
- a CDS encoding cation:proton antiporter translates to MDGSTQLTTLFVITVVLGIGAQVAAQWLRLPSIVLLLLVGILCGPSGLGLVHPEVLGEGLEVLVPLCVALILFEGGLSLDLSRADQDVTGSLWKLVTLGGLITLVGGAMAAHWIGEFPWRIAFLYASLVVVTGPTVVGPLLRQVGVEHKLAVILEGEGVLIDPIGAILAVVVLNVVLEQDLGVAAIATGMTQRLATGALIGGAGGWLLSRFLRRAWFLAEELRNLLVLAVLWGLMWLSQLLVSESGLMTAVVFGLMLRWWEVPGERLLRRFKGQLSTLSISVLFVLLAADLSIASLRELGAAGIFTVLCLMLVVRPLGVAVCTWGSDLSWQQKAFLSWIAPRGIVAASVASLFAITLTNAGISGGDAIKAQVFLTILMTVFAQGLTARWVATKLNVRAQGASGVLIAGCTPLGRLLARLLRDRGEEVVMIDTDAEAVESARKDHLPVYLSSALDLNILQEAGITQLGTYLAVTKNTEINAVLAQRVLEEFHPPRVLAALNLEECPPGMSAAFTRQLSVKTWNQYIAAEAVRIGELVIEEEQSPLQRDHLEALIRSGKLLPLLVDRAEGLRVVRANEEWQPGDRLIYLLHTPKPHTLPEALISGWHVNTQVESVLVPSQTPSPQGT, encoded by the coding sequence ATGGACGGTAGTACCCAACTGACCACGTTGTTTGTGATCACGGTCGTACTCGGCATCGGTGCTCAAGTGGCGGCGCAGTGGTTGCGCTTACCCAGCATTGTGCTGCTGCTGTTGGTGGGCATTCTCTGCGGCCCAAGTGGCCTCGGGTTGGTTCATCCCGAGGTTTTGGGGGAGGGGCTTGAGGTATTGGTGCCCCTGTGCGTGGCCTTAATTCTTTTTGAAGGTGGTTTAAGTTTAGACCTCAGTCGTGCGGATCAGGATGTCACCGGTAGCCTCTGGAAGTTGGTGACCCTTGGGGGGCTGATCACACTGGTGGGGGGGGCGATGGCGGCTCACTGGATTGGCGAGTTTCCTTGGCGCATTGCCTTCCTCTACGCGTCGCTGGTGGTGGTGACCGGCCCAACGGTCGTGGGGCCCCTGCTGCGACAGGTGGGGGTTGAACACAAGCTGGCGGTCATCCTTGAGGGGGAGGGGGTACTCATCGATCCCATTGGGGCTATTTTGGCCGTGGTGGTGCTGAATGTGGTGCTGGAGCAGGATCTTGGAGTGGCGGCGATCGCCACTGGCATGACCCAGCGACTGGCCACCGGTGCCCTGATTGGCGGCGCTGGCGGCTGGCTCCTGAGTCGATTTTTGCGGCGGGCATGGTTTTTAGCGGAAGAACTACGGAACTTGCTGGTACTGGCGGTGCTCTGGGGCTTGATGTGGCTGTCCCAGTTACTGGTGAGTGAATCGGGACTGATGACGGCCGTCGTTTTTGGTCTGATGCTGCGCTGGTGGGAAGTTCCGGGGGAACGATTGCTGCGGCGTTTTAAGGGGCAACTCAGTACACTATCTATCTCGGTTCTCTTTGTGCTGTTGGCGGCGGATCTGTCCATCGCCAGCTTAAGAGAACTGGGCGCTGCGGGCATTTTCACCGTCCTGTGCTTAATGCTGGTGGTGCGTCCCCTAGGGGTGGCGGTGTGCACTTGGGGCAGCGACCTGAGTTGGCAGCAAAAGGCGTTTCTGAGTTGGATTGCTCCCCGCGGTATTGTGGCGGCCTCGGTTGCTTCCTTGTTTGCCATTACCCTCACCAATGCGGGCATTAGTGGTGGCGATGCCATCAAAGCCCAAGTCTTTCTGACGATCCTAATGACGGTGTTTGCCCAAGGGTTAACGGCACGCTGGGTCGCCACAAAGCTCAATGTACGGGCACAAGGGGCATCGGGGGTATTGATTGCTGGCTGTACCCCCCTTGGCCGCCTGCTGGCACGGCTGTTGCGCGATCGCGGGGAAGAAGTGGTAATGATTGACACCGATGCCGAAGCGGTGGAAAGCGCCCGCAAAGACCACCTGCCCGTATATCTGAGCAGCGCCCTTGACCTCAACATTCTCCAAGAGGCGGGCATTACCCAACTGGGAACCTACCTTGCCGTAACCAAAAACACCGAGATCAATGCTGTTTTAGCGCAGCGAGTCCTCGAAGAGTTTCACCCGCCACGGGTGCTGGCGGCTCTCAACCTTGAAGAGTGCCCCCCGGGCATGAGTGCGGCCTTTACCCGCCAACTCTCGGTGAAAACTTGGAATCAGTACATTGCTGCCGAGGCCGTGCGCATTGGCGAACTGGTGATTGAGGAGGAACAATCACCCCTGCAACGGGATCATCTTGAGGCTCTGATTCGCTCCGGTAAACTGCTGCCGCTGCTGGTGGATCGGGCAGAGGGACTGCGGGTGGTGCGTGCCAATGAAGAGTGGCAACCGGGCGATCGCCTCATTTACTTACTCCACACGCCCAAACCCCATACCCTGCCGGAGGCGCTGATCTCTGGCTGGCATGTGAATACCCAAGTTGAATCTGTTTTGGTACCCAGCCAAACGCCATCTCCCCAAGGAACCTGA
- the mutS gene encoding DNA mismatch repair protein MutS, with amino-acid sequence MSDVGDRHLPHPDTEAPALRLGRNPGLQVRHDEIDRSLLTPMLQHYADLKDAYPQALLLYRVGDFYETFFQDACTVARELELVLTGKDGGKEVGRVAMAGIPHHALERYCRTLIEKGYAIAVCDQVEDPAQAQGLVKREVTRVFTPGTVLDSELLPPRRNNFLVAVLLSGAHWGLAYADVSTGEFCTTQGGDRADLVAELNRLQPAEVLIPSEAPDLNRLLRPQEAKAHLPPELPDQWCYTLRSPQDFHAAEARQRLCQRFQVKSLEGFGCEHLTLATRAAGGLLAYLDETHCQQPVPLQNLSTYSLHHYLFLDPQTRRNLELTQTVRDGSFQGSLLWAIDRTTTAMGGRLLRRWLLQPLLDLREITARHEAIAELMANSALRQSLHRHLQQIYDLERLAGRAGSGTANARDLAALRDSFSTLVSLAEAVSGAQSPYLRALATVPPVIEELGATLAAALVEQPPISVTEGGMIRSGAYPALDEQRRQIEQDQQWILNLEAQERERTGIPTLKVGYTKVSGYYISVSRAKVSQVPDTYIRKQTLTNEERFITAELKEREARLMGAQSHLFELEYQHFVQLREQVAAQATLIREIAAAVAAVDALLSLAAVALYQGYCRPQMTEDRRLEIRGGRHPVVEQLLPAGFFVPNDTQLGDTADLMVLTGPNASGKSCYLRQVGLIQLLAQMGSYVPATQATLGICDRIFTRVGAVDDLATGQSTFMVEMNETANILNHAGDHSLVLLDEIGRGTATFDGLAIAWAVAEYLATTLRSRTIFATHYHELNQLASLLPNVANFQVVVKELPEEIIFLHQVKPGGADRSYGIEAGRLAGLPAVVIQRARQVMQQIEKHSKIAVGLRKSQPTPPPPATDQGELPF; translated from the coding sequence ATGTCTGACGTTGGCGATCGCCATTTGCCCCATCCCGACACTGAAGCACCTGCCCTACGGCTAGGGCGCAATCCGGGGCTACAGGTGCGCCACGATGAGATTGATCGCTCGTTGCTGACCCCGATGCTACAGCACTACGCCGACCTGAAGGATGCCTACCCCCAAGCGTTGCTGCTGTACCGGGTGGGGGACTTTTACGAAACCTTTTTTCAGGATGCCTGTACCGTGGCGCGCGAGCTAGAACTGGTGCTCACGGGTAAAGATGGTGGCAAGGAGGTGGGGCGGGTGGCCATGGCGGGTATTCCCCACCACGCCTTAGAACGCTACTGCCGCACTCTCATTGAAAAAGGTTATGCCATTGCGGTGTGCGACCAAGTGGAAGACCCCGCCCAAGCCCAAGGACTGGTCAAGCGGGAAGTGACGCGGGTGTTTACCCCCGGCACCGTTCTCGATAGCGAATTACTGCCCCCCCGCCGCAACAATTTTTTGGTCGCAGTGCTCCTCTCGGGTGCCCACTGGGGCTTAGCCTACGCTGATGTTTCAACGGGGGAGTTTTGCACCACCCAAGGGGGCGATCGCGCCGATTTAGTCGCAGAACTGAACCGCCTGCAGCCCGCCGAGGTGCTAATTCCTAGCGAGGCACCGGATCTCAATCGGCTGCTGCGTCCCCAAGAGGCCAAAGCGCACCTCCCACCGGAATTACCTGACCAGTGGTGCTATACCCTGCGATCGCCCCAAGATTTCCACGCCGCCGAAGCGCGACAGCGACTCTGCCAGCGGTTTCAGGTCAAATCCCTCGAAGGCTTTGGCTGCGAACACCTGACCCTAGCTACCCGGGCGGCAGGCGGCCTGCTGGCCTACCTCGACGAAACCCATTGTCAGCAACCGGTGCCCCTGCAAAACCTCAGCACCTATTCCCTACACCACTACCTGTTCCTCGATCCCCAGACCCGCCGCAACCTTGAACTCACCCAAACGGTGCGGGATGGCAGCTTTCAAGGCTCACTGCTGTGGGCGATTGACCGCACCACCACCGCCATGGGAGGGCGACTGCTGCGGCGCTGGCTGCTGCAACCCCTGCTGGATCTCAGAGAAATTACCGCCCGCCATGAGGCCATTGCCGAGCTCATGGCCAACAGTGCCCTACGCCAAAGCCTGCACCGCCATCTCCAGCAAATTTACGATCTGGAACGGCTCGCCGGACGTGCCGGGTCGGGTACCGCCAATGCCCGCGACTTAGCCGCGCTGCGGGATTCCTTTAGCACCCTAGTCTCCTTGGCAGAGGCCGTTAGTGGGGCACAGTCTCCCTACCTGCGCGCCTTGGCCACCGTACCGCCCGTGATTGAAGAGTTGGGGGCAACCTTGGCCGCTGCCCTTGTGGAGCAACCGCCCATCAGCGTTACCGAAGGGGGGATGATCCGCAGTGGTGCCTACCCCGCCTTAGATGAGCAACGCCGCCAAATTGAGCAGGACCAGCAGTGGATTCTCAACCTAGAAGCGCAGGAGCGAGAGCGCACCGGGATTCCAACGCTGAAGGTGGGCTATACCAAGGTCTCGGGCTACTACATCAGCGTCTCCCGCGCCAAGGTGAGCCAAGTGCCGGATACCTACATCCGCAAACAAACCCTCACCAACGAAGAGCGCTTTATTACCGCCGAACTCAAGGAGCGGGAAGCCCGTCTGATGGGTGCCCAAAGCCACCTCTTTGAACTGGAGTATCAGCACTTTGTCCAGTTGCGGGAGCAGGTGGCCGCCCAAGCAACCCTTATTCGCGAGATAGCCGCCGCCGTGGCAGCGGTGGATGCCCTACTCAGCCTAGCGGCGGTAGCCCTATACCAAGGCTATTGCCGTCCCCAAATGACTGAGGATCGCCGTCTCGAGATCCGCGGTGGTCGCCATCCCGTTGTGGAGCAACTGCTACCGGCGGGGTTTTTTGTGCCCAACGACACCCAACTGGGGGATACGGCGGATTTAATGGTGCTCACTGGCCCCAATGCCAGCGGCAAAAGTTGTTATTTGCGCCAAGTGGGTCTGATTCAACTCCTTGCCCAAATGGGCAGCTATGTGCCGGCTACGCAGGCTACCCTAGGCATTTGCGATCGCATCTTTACCCGGGTCGGCGCAGTCGATGATCTGGCCACGGGGCAATCTACCTTTATGGTGGAAATGAACGAAACCGCCAATATCCTCAACCATGCGGGCGATCACTCCCTTGTCCTGTTGGACGAAATTGGCCGCGGCACCGCCACGTTTGATGGGCTGGCCATTGCCTGGGCAGTGGCGGAGTATTTAGCCACCACGCTGCGATCGCGCACCATTTTTGCCACCCACTACCACGAACTCAATCAACTGGCCTCCCTCTTGCCGAATGTGGCCAACTTCCAAGTGGTGGTGAAGGAACTGCCCGAGGAAATTATTTTTCTGCACCAAGTTAAACCCGGAGGGGCCGATCGCTCCTATGGGATTGAGGCGGGCCGCTTAGCCGGATTGCCCGCCGTCGTCATTCAGCGGGCACGCCAAGTGATGCAGCAAATTGAAAAGCACAGCAAAATTGCCGTGGGCTTGCGCAAAAGTCAACCCACCCCACCACCCCCCGCCACCGACCAAGGGGAACTGCCATTTTAA
- a CDS encoding AarF/ABC1/UbiB kinase family protein produces the protein MSTPASATLIPTGKSYRWNREQYSKTRRFFDIWFFVWQFLAGRWLLGKSWSYWGGMTDAKRAARRRAQAIWIRETFLELGPTFIKLGQLFSTRADLFPSEYVEELSKLQDRVPAFSYDLVEKIIYEDFGRGIPDLFRSFDPIPMAAASLGQVHKAQLRSGEEVVVKVQRPGLRQLFDIDLAILKGIARYFQDHPKWGNGRDWMGIYEECCRILYEEIDYLNEGRNADTFRRNFRDREWACVPRVYWRYTSPRVLTLEYLPGIKISHYEALEAAGLDRKRLAELGAKAYLYQVLHDGFFHADPHPGNIAVSPSGQLIFYDFGMMGRIQAITRDKLLKTFLSIAQRDGEQVVQSLIELGALVPTEDMGPVRRSIQYLLDNFMDQSFEVQSVAQISDDLYEIAYDQPFRFPATFTFVMRAFSTLEGVGKGLDQDFNFMQVAQPFASELMTNGNFSDPNNGSLFSELSRQAAQVGTSAISLPRRLDEVLDKLENGDLRLRVRSSESDRILRRLSNINLGLNYVVLIGSFSLVATILLVNQYILLAGVAAALAVWFGILYWRLMLKLDKYEKMF, from the coding sequence GTGTCAACTCCAGCGTCCGCTACCCTTATCCCTACCGGTAAATCCTATCGGTGGAATCGAGAGCAGTACTCGAAAACCCGCCGCTTTTTTGACATTTGGTTTTTTGTCTGGCAATTTCTGGCCGGTCGCTGGCTCCTAGGAAAGTCATGGAGTTACTGGGGGGGCATGACCGATGCCAAACGGGCGGCGCGTCGCCGTGCCCAAGCCATTTGGATTCGGGAAACCTTCCTAGAGCTAGGCCCCACCTTCATTAAACTGGGTCAACTCTTTTCCACCCGTGCGGATCTGTTTCCCAGCGAGTACGTGGAAGAACTGAGCAAATTACAGGATCGGGTGCCCGCCTTCAGCTACGATCTGGTCGAAAAAATTATCTACGAAGATTTTGGCCGCGGTATCCCGGACCTCTTTCGCAGCTTTGATCCAATTCCGATGGCGGCTGCCAGCCTCGGCCAAGTGCATAAGGCGCAACTCCGTTCCGGGGAAGAGGTGGTGGTCAAGGTGCAGCGGCCCGGACTGCGGCAATTGTTTGACATTGACTTGGCGATTCTCAAGGGGATTGCCCGCTACTTCCAAGACCATCCCAAGTGGGGCAACGGTCGCGATTGGATGGGCATTTACGAGGAATGTTGTCGTATCCTCTACGAAGAAATTGACTACCTCAACGAAGGGCGCAATGCCGATACCTTCCGCCGCAATTTTCGCGATCGCGAGTGGGCCTGTGTGCCCCGCGTCTATTGGCGCTATACCTCGCCGCGGGTGCTCACCCTAGAATACTTGCCGGGCATTAAAATTAGCCACTACGAAGCGCTGGAGGCGGCAGGCCTAGACCGTAAACGCTTGGCCGAGCTAGGGGCCAAAGCCTACCTCTACCAAGTGCTGCACGATGGCTTTTTCCACGCCGATCCCCATCCCGGGAATATTGCCGTCAGTCCCAGCGGCCAGCTTATTTTCTATGACTTTGGTATGATGGGGCGCATTCAGGCCATTACCCGGGACAAATTACTGAAAACGTTCTTGAGTATTGCCCAGCGGGATGGCGAGCAGGTGGTGCAGTCGCTGATTGAGTTGGGTGCCTTGGTGCCCACCGAGGACATGGGGCCGGTTCGCCGCTCGATTCAGTACCTTTTAGATAATTTTATGGATCAGTCCTTTGAAGTGCAGTCCGTAGCTCAAATTAGCGATGATCTTTACGAAATTGCCTATGATCAACCCTTTCGCTTTCCCGCCACCTTTACCTTTGTTATGCGCGCCTTTTCCACCCTAGAGGGGGTTGGCAAAGGCCTCGATCAAGATTTTAACTTTATGCAAGTGGCTCAACCCTTTGCGAGTGAACTTATGACGAACGGAAACTTCTCAGACCCCAACAATGGCAGCCTCTTTTCCGAACTGAGCCGTCAAGCCGCCCAAGTAGGCACCAGTGCTATTAGCTTGCCCCGCCGCCTCGATGAGGTCCTAGACAAGCTCGAAAATGGCGATTTGCGGTTGCGGGTGCGCTCTAGCGAGAGCGATCGCATTTTACGACGCTTAAGTAATATTAATTTAGGTCTCAACTACGTTGTTCTCATTGGCAGCTTTTCGCTGGTGGCAACCATTTTACTGGTGAATCAGTATATTCTGTTGGCAGGTGTGGCAGCGGCCTTAGCTGTATGGTTTGGCATTCTTTATTGGCGACTCATGCTTAAACTCGATAAGTATGAAAAAATGTTTTAG
- a CDS encoding MFS transporter, translating into MITLLQLAPPLRQTLFRLLLAGLLFWSSIAALLPTLPLYIAARGGSPHQVGIVMGAFAVGLIASRSWLGPLADRRGRKITLLIGLAVAAIAPLLYIFSHNLPLLIGVRLLHGVSIAGFTTGYMALVTDIAPPRHRGEIIGYTSLVHPIGVALGPSLGSWLQHTYGDQWLFSVASGLALLGFMAAVRVHNPPTPATSTPAQGGFWRLLLAERLRVPTLVMLSVGLTFGTIATFIPLYIAAEQLEVSAGLFYTVAAIASFIGRVATGSASDRWGRGLFISSSLGCYIISMVVLAQAQTPLDVLWAAILEGIAGGVLIPMVAALMADRSHANERGRVLSLSLGGFDLGMALAGPLLGGFIVPLGYRILFRIAAAFSLLGLTVFLTASSKTIPDSLRFALGMGRDRYAL; encoded by the coding sequence GTGATTACGTTACTTCAATTAGCCCCACCCCTGCGGCAAACCCTTTTCAGGTTATTGTTGGCGGGTTTGTTGTTTTGGTCTAGCATTGCGGCGCTCCTGCCCACGCTGCCCCTCTACATTGCGGCCCGGGGCGGCAGCCCACACCAAGTAGGGATTGTGATGGGGGCGTTTGCCGTCGGCTTAATTGCCTCCCGCTCGTGGCTTGGGCCGTTAGCGGATCGGCGCGGTCGTAAAATCACCCTCCTGATTGGCTTGGCGGTGGCGGCGATCGCCCCACTGCTCTACATTTTTAGCCATAATCTGCCGCTGCTAATTGGGGTGCGGTTGCTCCACGGGGTGAGTATTGCCGGCTTTACCACCGGCTACATGGCTCTTGTGACCGATATTGCCCCCCCCCGCCATCGGGGTGAAATTATTGGCTACACTAGCTTGGTACACCCGATTGGGGTAGCCCTTGGGCCAAGTTTGGGCAGTTGGCTCCAGCACACCTATGGGGATCAGTGGCTCTTTAGCGTCGCCAGCGGTTTAGCCCTCTTGGGGTTTATGGCGGCGGTGAGGGTCCACAACCCGCCGACCCCTGCGACCAGTACGCCTGCTCAGGGAGGGTTCTGGCGACTGCTGCTGGCAGAGCGCTTGCGCGTTCCCACCCTCGTGATGCTCAGTGTTGGCCTCACCTTTGGCACCATTGCCACCTTTATTCCCCTGTATATTGCCGCCGAGCAGCTTGAGGTCTCTGCTGGCCTGTTCTATACCGTGGCGGCGATCGCCAGTTTTATTGGCCGGGTGGCCACCGGCTCCGCCTCGGATCGCTGGGGTCGTGGCCTGTTTATCTCGAGCAGTCTGGGCTGTTACATCATTTCCATGGTGGTACTGGCGCAGGCGCAAACCCCCCTCGATGTTCTCTGGGCCGCTATTTTAGAAGGCATCGCCGGGGGGGTACTCATTCCCATGGTGGCCGCCCTCATGGCCGATCGCTCCCACGCCAACGAGCGCGGGCGGGTCCTCAGCCTCAGCCTCGGCGGGTTTGATCTGGGGATGGCCTTAGCCGGCCCCCTCCTCGGTGGCTTCATTGTGCCCCTTGGCTACCGTATCCTCTTTCGTATAGCCGCTGCCTTTAGCCTGCTGGGGCTAACCGTCTTTTTAACCGCCAGCAGTAAGACCATTCCCGACTCCCTGCGCTTTGCCCTAGGGATGGGACGGGATCGCTACGCCCTCTAG